A DNA window from Agarivorans sp. TSD2052 contains the following coding sequences:
- a CDS encoding ABC transporter ATP-binding protein, which yields MANVKFDLECESLTKQFSDFTAVDGLNFNVEAGSFFSILGPSGCGKTTLLRMLAGFESPSKGEIRIHQQRVNELAPNKRPVNMVFQHLALFPNMNVAENIAYGLKRRGVKAAERQIKISDVLSRVGLDGSQDKQISQLSGGQKQRIAIARSLVLEPSLLLLDEPLGALDLKLREKMKVELKHLQREFGTTFIYITHDQSEALVMSDKVAVMNNGRFEQVASPQQLYFQPDTAFVAKFVGQTNQLSAVVCEQRQAKALLKTARGRHLIVETKVPQIAKTTVNIFVRPEVIGIAKAGQDIQADNQFDVVVEECLFDGASSTLMVRDTHHNEVYQVAPGANLALHNISVGSLLRIYWNAEQAMCIVKGASSES from the coding sequence GTGGCAAATGTTAAATTTGATCTGGAATGTGAAAGTCTCACCAAGCAATTTTCTGACTTCACTGCGGTTGATGGCTTAAATTTCAATGTAGAAGCGGGATCGTTTTTTTCTATTTTAGGACCGTCCGGTTGTGGCAAAACAACGTTGTTGAGAATGCTAGCAGGCTTCGAATCGCCCAGTAAGGGCGAGATTAGAATTCATCAACAACGGGTCAACGAATTAGCGCCTAATAAACGCCCAGTGAATATGGTGTTTCAGCATTTAGCACTCTTTCCCAATATGAACGTGGCCGAGAATATCGCTTACGGCTTAAAGCGTCGGGGGGTTAAGGCCGCTGAACGGCAAATTAAAATCAGTGATGTACTTAGCCGAGTTGGCTTAGACGGAAGCCAAGATAAACAGATTTCACAGCTATCAGGCGGCCAAAAGCAACGAATCGCTATCGCGCGTAGTTTGGTATTAGAGCCAAGCTTGCTATTGCTTGACGAGCCTTTGGGCGCCTTAGACTTAAAGCTTAGAGAAAAAATGAAGGTTGAGCTAAAACACCTGCAACGAGAGTTTGGTACCACCTTTATTTATATTACTCACGACCAATCAGAAGCTTTGGTGATGTCTGATAAAGTCGCAGTGATGAATAATGGCCGTTTTGAACAGGTTGCCAGCCCACAGCAGCTCTACTTTCAACCCGATACCGCCTTTGTGGCCAAATTTGTGGGACAAACTAATCAGTTATCAGCGGTGGTATGTGAACAGCGCCAAGCGAAGGCTTTATTAAAAACCGCGCGTGGACGCCACTTGATCGTGGAAACTAAAGTACCGCAAATTGCCAAAACTACGGTGAACATTTTTGTTCGACCTGAAGTTATCGGTATTGCTAAGGCAGGGCAAGATATTCAAGCTGATAACCAGTTTGATGTTGTTGTTGAAGAGTGTTTATTTGATGGCGCGAGTTCTACTTTAATGGTTCGAGATACCCATCATAATGAGGTCTATCAAGTTGCCCCAGGCGCAAATTTGGCGCTGCATAACATCAGCGTGGGCAGTTTACTGCGCATCTATTGGAATGCCGAGCAAGCAATGTGCATTGTAAAAGGAGCGAGCAGTGAAAGCTAA
- a CDS encoding outer membrane protein assembly factor BamE gives MRFTAKIFILLASLSLSACSAFDWMVYKIDIPQGNYIDDAKVEQLRINMSKEQVRFVLGTPMLIDAFEQERWYYLYSYQNGNGPLEKRNLVVQFVNDHLALIEGDYEVSEDFMVPLDAG, from the coding sequence ATGCGTTTTACAGCAAAGATTTTTATCCTACTAGCCAGTTTAAGTCTAAGTGCCTGTTCAGCCTTTGACTGGATGGTATACAAGATTGATATTCCCCAAGGCAATTACATCGATGATGCAAAGGTAGAACAGCTTCGAATCAACATGAGTAAAGAGCAAGTGCGATTTGTGCTGGGTACGCCAATGTTAATTGATGCTTTTGAACAAGAGCGCTGGTATTACTTATATAGTTACCAAAACGGTAATGGCCCGCTAGAAAAGCGTAACTTAGTGGTTCAATTTGTAAACGACCACTTAGCCTTAATTGAGGGTGACTATGAAGTTAGCGAAGACTTTATGGTGCCATTAGATGCCGGATAG
- the smpB gene encoding SsrA-binding protein SmpB, with protein sequence MSKKKSKSKVGSNTIALNKKARHDYRIEDKFEAGMELQGWEVKSMRTGKVNIAESYVYVRDGEAFISGLNIQPLLSASTHVVADPTRIRKLLLNRRELDKLIGAVERQGYTIVATALYWKGSWAKLEVGLAKGKKDQDKREDEKDREWQRTKDRVMKHSFR encoded by the coding sequence ATGAGCAAGAAAAAATCAAAATCAAAAGTAGGTTCTAATACCATCGCGCTAAATAAAAAGGCGCGCCATGATTACCGTATCGAAGACAAATTTGAAGCGGGTATGGAACTACAAGGCTGGGAAGTTAAATCCATGCGAACCGGAAAGGTTAACATCGCGGAGAGTTACGTTTACGTACGCGATGGTGAAGCTTTCATTTCAGGTTTAAACATTCAACCACTGTTATCGGCATCTACCCATGTAGTGGCCGACCCAACACGTATTCGTAAACTGCTGCTTAATCGGCGCGAGCTAGATAAGTTGATCGGCGCTGTAGAACGTCAAGGTTACACCATTGTGGCTACCGCCCTATACTGGAAAGGCTCTTGGGCTAAACTAGAAGTAGGCTTAGCCAAAGGTAAAAAAGATCAAGACAAACGCGAAGATGAAAAAGACCGCGAATGGCAACGTACTAAAGACAGAGTAATGAAACACAGCTTTAGGTAG
- the recN gene encoding DNA repair protein RecN — MLTQLSVQNFAIVRFLELDLHQGMTTITGETGAGKSIAIDALGLCLGNRAEASMVRQDADKAEISAQFDISTNQRAQLWLQQNELLSDDECILRRVVTKEGRSKAYINGTAVPLAQLKSLGQYLISIHGQHAHQLLLKPSQQLSIVDQYAAHPQLIGEVKQAYQMWKGLCNEQELAEQQQKELAAQRQLLEYQVKELDEFALQEGEYQSIERQHQCLSHSTELQQTSYQLTQLLGHDEQVNVLDMLAQACKTTSQLLELDPKLDAINNLLHEAQIQVEEATSQLSHYSEELDDDPELFAELEQRLSLALELARKHQTTPELLPELHQNLHTQLNHMSQQSERFEHLAEEIEKTWQHYLGKANKLSKSRERAANSLSKLITKEIHKLSMAKAQCEFSVHSDAEQFINANGINRVELLVRTNPGQPMQAIEKVASGGELSRIGLAIQVICSASILTPTLIFDEVDVGISGPTAAVVGSMLRQLGKQCQVLCVTHLPQVAGHGHQQMLVSKQQKKNETITNMQTLSAKQRLEELARLLAGDEITPSALANAQELLISD; from the coding sequence ATGCTCACTCAATTAAGCGTACAAAATTTTGCGATTGTTCGATTTCTTGAACTCGACTTACATCAAGGTATGACCACCATTACTGGCGAAACCGGTGCCGGTAAGTCGATTGCGATTGACGCACTAGGCTTGTGTTTAGGTAATCGCGCCGAAGCATCAATGGTTAGGCAAGATGCCGACAAAGCTGAAATCAGCGCTCAATTTGATATAAGTACCAATCAGCGAGCCCAATTGTGGTTACAACAAAATGAGCTGCTGAGTGACGACGAATGCATTTTGCGTCGAGTAGTCACTAAAGAAGGCCGCTCTAAAGCTTATATTAATGGCACCGCTGTACCTTTGGCACAACTTAAGAGCTTAGGCCAATACCTGATCAGCATTCACGGCCAGCATGCACATCAACTGCTGCTAAAACCTAGCCAGCAGCTTTCTATCGTCGACCAATATGCCGCTCATCCGCAGTTAATAGGCGAAGTAAAACAAGCCTACCAAATGTGGAAGGGCCTGTGTAACGAGCAAGAGTTAGCAGAACAACAGCAGAAAGAACTCGCCGCTCAGCGACAACTACTTGAATACCAAGTGAAAGAGTTAGACGAATTTGCCCTTCAAGAAGGCGAATACCAAAGCATTGAGCGGCAACACCAATGTTTATCACATAGTACCGAGTTGCAACAAACCAGCTACCAGCTTACTCAGTTGCTGGGCCATGACGAACAAGTCAATGTGCTTGATATGCTGGCTCAGGCCTGTAAAACCACCAGTCAGCTACTGGAGTTAGATCCCAAATTAGACGCCATCAATAACCTACTGCACGAAGCCCAAATACAAGTTGAAGAGGCCACATCACAACTTAGCCATTACAGTGAAGAGCTAGACGATGACCCTGAGTTATTTGCCGAGTTAGAACAACGCCTCAGCCTCGCCCTAGAACTAGCCAGGAAGCATCAAACCACCCCTGAGTTATTACCTGAGCTGCATCAAAACTTACACACCCAGCTCAATCACATGAGCCAACAAAGCGAACGTTTTGAGCACCTTGCCGAAGAAATTGAAAAAACATGGCAACACTATCTTGGCAAGGCGAATAAACTATCTAAAAGTCGCGAACGTGCTGCTAATAGTCTCAGTAAATTGATCACTAAAGAAATACATAAACTCAGTATGGCCAAAGCACAATGTGAGTTTTCAGTTCACAGTGATGCCGAGCAGTTTATCAATGCTAATGGTATTAACCGCGTTGAACTACTAGTAAGAACCAACCCAGGTCAGCCGATGCAGGCCATCGAAAAAGTCGCCTCAGGCGGTGAGCTATCCCGTATTGGCTTAGCCATTCAGGTTATCTGCTCGGCCAGCATTTTAACCCCTACCCTCATTTTTGATGAAGTTGATGTCGGTATTAGTGGCCCAACAGCTGCTGTAGTAGGCAGCATGCTTCGCCAGTTGGGTAAGCAATGTCAGGTACTATGTGTCACTCACCTTCCGCAAGTTGCCGGACATGGACACCAACAAATGTTAGTGAGCAAGCAGCAAAAGAAAAATGAAACCATCACTAATATGCAAACATTGTCAGCAAAACAACGCTTAGAAGAATTAGCGCGTTTACTTGCCGGGGACGAAATTACCCCTTCAGCCCTCGCAAACGCGCAAGAATTATTAATCAGCGACTAA
- a CDS encoding RnfH family protein: MVSEQINIEVVYGLPERQVLLACKVEQGCDVLTAIKLSGIVDHFSEIDPESASVGIFSRAAKLSQMLHDGDRIEIYRPLIADPKELRKIRAERAKAAGRADKTTGGRPKAKTTDS; encoded by the coding sequence GTGGTGAGTGAGCAAATAAATATTGAAGTTGTGTATGGCTTGCCTGAGCGCCAAGTACTGTTGGCTTGCAAGGTAGAGCAGGGTTGTGATGTATTAACCGCTATTAAGCTTTCGGGTATTGTGGACCATTTTTCAGAAATAGACCCTGAATCTGCATCGGTAGGCATATTTAGTCGAGCGGCTAAATTAAGCCAAATGTTGCACGATGGTGACCGAATAGAAATTTATCGGCCACTAATTGCTGATCCTAAAGAGCTAAGAAAAATTCGTGCCGAGCGGGCTAAAGCTGCCGGTAGGGCCGATAAAACCACCGGTGGTAGGCCTAAGGCAAAAACTACCGACAGTTAA
- a CDS encoding SRPBCC family protein, which yields MPQVNRSALVMFSAKQMYQLVNDVDAYPQFLPGCVSSEILEESPSSMLAQVGVAKAGIKNSFVTENTLTEDQSIQMNLVNGPFKSLTGVWHFIALDEQACKVMLDLNFEFSNKLIAAAFGRVFQELAGNMVQAFVDRAKQVY from the coding sequence ATGCCGCAAGTAAACCGTAGTGCTTTGGTGATGTTTAGTGCCAAACAAATGTACCAGTTAGTCAATGATGTTGATGCGTACCCACAGTTTTTACCGGGGTGCGTGAGCAGTGAAATACTTGAAGAGAGTCCGTCGAGTATGTTGGCGCAAGTGGGCGTAGCCAAGGCTGGGATAAAAAATAGTTTCGTCACTGAAAACACCTTAACCGAAGACCAATCAATTCAGATGAACTTGGTCAATGGGCCATTTAAGTCTTTAACGGGTGTCTGGCATTTCATCGCGTTAGACGAGCAAGCCTGTAAGGTGATGCTAGATTTGAATTTTGAATTCAGTAATAAATTGATTGCAGCCGCTTTTGGTCGGGTTTTTCAGGAGTTAGCGGGTAATATGGTGCAAGCGTTCGTAGATAGAGCAAAACAGGTGTATTAG
- a CDS encoding extracellular solute-binding protein has product MLNKRLTLSALALSMGAIVSAQASAETLRLLTWGGYAPQEVIELFEKETGIEVKVTKSNNEDMISKLRATGGSGFDLAQPSQDRITGVQQQFGIYQAIDLTRIEQQQMITSMLDATKKNTAVGDQVFGVPHVWGTSGLVVNGEMAKDVADYTDLCQDKYKGKVSYRLKRPTLIGFAFALGEDPFAAYSDPAKYQQILNQVEQKLVECKPIVKAYWSGGDELMNLMRSNEVVAAMAWDAGGWKLNRDQQNIQFVAPKSGALGWIDTFAIPRKSKAVDAAYQWINFVMRPEIAAKITESAGNFTASKGSDAYVNEVAKAQFNASFSSDDIDNIKWYPAVPAGLEAMEGKVLDRVQAAK; this is encoded by the coding sequence ATGTTGAATAAACGTTTAACACTGAGTGCTTTAGCGCTTAGCATGGGTGCAATTGTTAGCGCACAAGCCAGTGCAGAAACCTTACGTCTACTCACTTGGGGTGGTTACGCCCCACAAGAAGTGATAGAGCTGTTTGAAAAAGAGACGGGCATCGAAGTGAAGGTGACCAAATCAAACAATGAAGACATGATCTCTAAGTTACGTGCAACAGGCGGCTCTGGTTTTGATTTAGCCCAGCCTAGCCAAGACCGCATTACTGGTGTTCAACAGCAATTCGGCATTTATCAGGCTATTGATCTAACCCGTATTGAACAGCAACAAATGATTACCTCTATGTTGGACGCCACTAAGAAAAACACCGCAGTAGGCGACCAAGTATTTGGCGTCCCTCACGTTTGGGGAACCAGTGGCTTAGTGGTGAACGGTGAAATGGCCAAAGATGTCGCTGATTATACCGACTTATGCCAAGACAAATATAAAGGCAAAGTGTCTTATCGTTTGAAGCGTCCAACTCTGATTGGTTTTGCTTTCGCGTTGGGAGAAGACCCATTTGCTGCTTATTCTGACCCTGCAAAATACCAGCAAATATTGAATCAAGTAGAACAAAAATTGGTCGAATGTAAGCCTATCGTTAAAGCTTACTGGTCTGGCGGTGATGAGTTAATGAACTTAATGCGCTCAAATGAGGTGGTTGCGGCCATGGCTTGGGATGCTGGTGGTTGGAAGCTCAACCGTGACCAACAGAATATTCAATTTGTTGCACCTAAATCTGGGGCTCTTGGGTGGATTGACACTTTTGCTATCCCAAGAAAATCAAAGGCGGTTGATGCGGCTTACCAGTGGATCAACTTTGTTATGCGCCCTGAAATAGCGGCAAAAATCACCGAGTCTGCAGGTAATTTCACTGCTTCAAAAGGATCGGATGCTTACGTTAACGAAGTGGCTAAGGCCCAATTTAACGCCAGCTTTTCTAGTGATGATATCGACAACATCAAGTGGTATCCGGCTGTACCTGCGGGCTTAGAAGCCATGGAAGGTAAGGTATTAGATCGCGTTCAAGCGGCAAAATAA